One window from the genome of Amycolatopsis sp. NBC_01480 encodes:
- a CDS encoding maleylpyruvate isomerase family mycothiol-dependent enzyme: protein MDFQSQCAAIVGQTELLQATVAGADLGTIVPSCPEWTLGQLLNHVGAAHRWAEEIVRTRAEQLPPDQELRQLGSTQRPASWLPDGARELADTLREAGPDARVVTPVPAGPPRAASYARRFMNETAIHRADATLAVGAEFTLEHDVAVDAMEEWLELGSLPVMLDYFPERRALLGDGRSVHLLPTDGGEKSEGWTVDLTGELLAWHHGAPTKPAKPAEPTEPTEPTEVNKHREPTNPTATIQAPLTDLLLIIYGRQPAKTAHLTGDTDFLDFYLSQVSFG from the coding sequence ATGGACTTCCAGAGTCAGTGCGCGGCCATCGTCGGGCAGACCGAGTTGTTGCAGGCCACCGTTGCGGGGGCGGACCTGGGCACGATCGTTCCCTCCTGCCCGGAGTGGACGTTGGGGCAGTTGCTCAACCACGTCGGCGCCGCGCATCGGTGGGCGGAGGAGATCGTTCGCACTCGGGCGGAGCAGTTGCCGCCCGATCAGGAGCTGCGGCAGCTTGGCTCGACCCAGCGACCGGCGTCTTGGTTGCCGGACGGCGCCCGAGAGCTGGCTGACACTCTGCGCGAAGCCGGGCCCGACGCTCGGGTGGTCACACCCGTTCCTGCAGGGCCGCCCCGGGCTGCCTCCTACGCACGGCGCTTCATGAACGAGACGGCCATTCACCGGGCGGACGCGACGTTGGCCGTCGGCGCCGAGTTCACGCTGGAGCACGACGTCGCGGTGGACGCCATGGAGGAGTGGCTGGAACTCGGCTCGCTGCCTGTCATGCTCGATTACTTTCCCGAGCGACGGGCTCTGCTTGGGGACGGCCGCAGCGTCCATCTGTTGCCGACCGACGGTGGGGAGAAGAGCGAGGGCTGGACTGTCGACCTCACCGGCGAACTCCTCGCCTGGCACCACGGCGCACCCACCAAACCCGCCAAACCCGCCGAGCCCACCGAGCCCACCGAGCCCACCGAGGTCAACAAGCACCGCGAGCCCACCAACCCCACCGCAACCATCCAAGCCCCGCTCACCGACCTCCTCCTCATCATCTACGGCCGCCAGCCCGCCAAAACCGCGCACCTCACCGGCGACACCGACTTCCTCGACTTCTACCTCTCCCAAGTCAGCTTCGGCTGA
- a CDS encoding dienelactone hydrolase family protein, which translates to MAEAVLFHHLYGLTPGVRDFAGTLEKAGHTVHTPDLYDGHVFETFDEGLAYAQKIGFGTVRERGKEAVEGLPGELVYAGFSLGAMPAQQLAQTRPGAVGALLFHACVPASEFGDAWPSSVPVQVHGMDADELFVDGGDLEAARELLADVADAELFLYPGDKHLFADRSLPDYDGPAAALLTERTLAFLDRVRGS; encoded by the coding sequence ATGGCCGAAGCAGTCCTGTTCCACCACCTGTACGGGTTGACGCCCGGCGTCCGCGATTTCGCCGGGACGCTGGAGAAGGCCGGTCACACCGTGCACACCCCGGACCTCTACGACGGGCACGTCTTCGAGACGTTCGACGAAGGGCTGGCGTACGCGCAGAAGATCGGGTTCGGCACGGTCCGCGAACGCGGGAAGGAGGCCGTCGAGGGCCTGCCGGGCGAGCTGGTCTACGCCGGGTTCTCGCTCGGCGCGATGCCCGCGCAGCAGCTGGCCCAGACCCGTCCCGGCGCGGTGGGCGCGCTGCTGTTCCACGCGTGCGTCCCGGCTTCGGAGTTCGGCGACGCCTGGCCGTCGAGCGTGCCGGTGCAGGTCCACGGCATGGACGCGGACGAGCTTTTCGTCGACGGCGGTGACCTCGAAGCGGCCCGCGAGTTACTGGCGGACGTCGCGGACGCCGAGCTTTTCCTTTACCCCGGAGACAAACACCTGTTCGCCGACCGCAGCCTGCCCGACTACGACGGGCCCGCGGCCGCCCTGCTGACCGAGCGCACGCTGGCTTTCCTGGACCGCGTCAGGGGATCATGA
- a CDS encoding YciI family protein, which translates to MRFMVIMKASEESEAGQLPSTELLTEMGKFNEELVRAGVMLAGEGLTASAEGVRVKFGGTAEPKVVDGPFAESKELIAGFWILQVRSKEEVIEWVKRVPNTDGAHHEIEIRRIFEAEDFGENMTPELREAEEKLRAESAKN; encoded by the coding sequence ATGCGGTTCATGGTGATCATGAAGGCCAGTGAAGAGAGCGAAGCCGGCCAGCTCCCGAGCACCGAGTTGCTCACGGAGATGGGCAAGTTCAACGAGGAGCTGGTCCGCGCCGGGGTCATGCTGGCCGGCGAGGGCCTCACCGCCAGCGCCGAGGGCGTGCGCGTCAAATTCGGCGGTACGGCCGAGCCCAAGGTGGTCGACGGGCCGTTCGCGGAGAGCAAGGAGCTGATCGCCGGCTTCTGGATCCTGCAGGTCCGCTCGAAGGAGGAGGTCATCGAGTGGGTCAAGCGCGTGCCGAACACCGACGGCGCCCACCACGAGATCGAGATCCGGCGCATCTTCGAGGCCGAGGACTTCGGCGAGAACATGACCCCCGAGCTGCGTGAGGCCGAGGAGAAGCTGCGGGCGGAGAGCGCGAAGAACTGA
- a CDS encoding response regulator transcription factor, producing the protein MPVRVLIADDQAMVRTGFRLILEGEPDIEVVGEAADGQDAVRLARELRPDVTLMDIRMPGIDGLQATKLLAGPDVADPMHVVMVTTFGLDENVHAALRAGACGFLLKDAGATLLIEAVHAASHGEALVSPAITTRLLSHFVGSAPRQQSEPDSPLTQREVDVVKAVARGQTNAEICESLVVSLSTVKTHLAAAQRKLRARNRTEMAIWAWESGLVR; encoded by the coding sequence GTGCCGGTTCGCGTCCTGATCGCCGACGACCAGGCGATGGTCCGGACCGGCTTCCGGCTGATCCTGGAGGGCGAGCCGGACATCGAGGTGGTCGGCGAGGCCGCCGACGGCCAGGACGCCGTGCGCCTGGCCCGCGAGCTGCGCCCGGACGTCACGCTGATGGACATCCGGATGCCCGGCATCGACGGGCTTCAGGCCACGAAGCTGCTGGCCGGGCCGGATGTCGCGGACCCGATGCACGTGGTCATGGTGACCACGTTCGGCTTGGACGAGAACGTGCACGCGGCCCTTCGCGCCGGCGCGTGCGGCTTCCTCCTGAAGGACGCCGGCGCGACGCTGCTCATCGAAGCCGTGCACGCCGCTTCACACGGCGAAGCGCTGGTGTCGCCCGCCATCACAACGCGGCTGCTGTCCCACTTCGTCGGCAGCGCCCCGCGTCAACAGTCCGAACCGGACAGTCCGCTGACGCAGCGCGAAGTGGACGTCGTCAAGGCCGTCGCGCGCGGTCAGACAAACGCCGAGATCTGCGAATCGCTGGTGGTCTCCCTGTCAACGGTCAAAACGCACCTCGCCGCGGCCCAGCGCAAGCTCCGGGCGCGCAACCGCACCGAGATGGCCATCTGGGCTTGGGAAAGCGGCCTCGTCCGCTGA
- a CDS encoding alpha/beta fold hydrolase produces MDKLKLRTGGSGEPPVLLLHGLGATGAVWDRLGELLRRRLLVPDLPGHGGSAPLPGYSFEALAAGVAEGLDEAGPVVVAGHSLGGVVALELANGRYGLDVAGVLALGVKVEWSAEELAKAAAMAARPPRVFETRADAEVAYLKVAGLTGLAPADPGGVTEADGWRLALDQAAFGVGAPDLPRLLAGARCPVILAAGADDPMSRPEQLRALAADSVTLPGLGHNAHVEDPAALLTLLERLSPSED; encoded by the coding sequence GTGGACAAGCTGAAGCTCCGTACCGGCGGATCCGGCGAACCGCCCGTGCTGCTGCTCCACGGCCTCGGCGCCACCGGCGCGGTCTGGGACCGGCTCGGGGAGCTGCTGCGGCGTCGTCTGCTGGTCCCCGACCTGCCGGGCCACGGCGGGTCGGCGCCGCTGCCGGGGTACTCGTTCGAGGCGCTGGCGGCCGGGGTCGCCGAGGGCCTGGACGAGGCCGGTCCCGTGGTCGTCGCCGGGCATTCGCTCGGTGGCGTCGTCGCGCTGGAGCTGGCGAACGGGCGGTACGGGCTCGACGTCGCCGGAGTGCTCGCGCTCGGGGTGAAGGTCGAGTGGAGCGCCGAAGAGCTGGCGAAAGCCGCGGCGATGGCGGCGCGCCCGCCGCGGGTGTTCGAAACCAGGGCGGACGCCGAGGTCGCGTACCTCAAAGTCGCGGGCCTGACCGGACTTGCGCCCGCCGACCCCGGCGGCGTCACCGAGGCCGACGGCTGGCGGCTGGCACTGGACCAGGCCGCGTTCGGCGTCGGCGCGCCCGATCTGCCCCGGCTGCTGGCCGGCGCCCGCTGCCCGGTGATCCTCGCCGCGGGCGCGGACGACCCGATGTCCCGGCCGGAGCAGCTGCGCGCGCTGGCCGCCGATTCCGTCACCCTGCCCGGCCTCGGCCACAACGCCCACGTCGAGGACCCTGCCGCCCTGCTCACGCTGCTGGAACGGCTCTCCCCGAGCGAAGACTGA
- a CDS encoding cytochrome P450, with translation MSSAAIADPDTYVSGVPYELLAQLRRETPVTRIGDFWAVLRHADVRHVLRNPQTFSSQLGGTQIRDPATAEDLRYVRRMMLNMDAPDHGRLRGLLTKAFTPRAIGRLTERIEGWAHGLVAAVADRGECDFAKDIAADLPLLTLAEVFGVPERDRRLMFDWSNRVIGHQDPEYAVSATVRSEEVTDLARAALAVRPSPGPDGAMPDPRTRAGMPDLYAYANALGEHKRAHPGDDVMSNLMRHVDDEGGRVSIDEFENLFWLFSVAGNETLRNGLPGGMFALLSHPEQYRALRADRSLLPGAVEEMLRWWTPVMHFRRTALTGTRLSDVDIKAGDKVVVWFSAANRDETVFADPDAFDVTRAPGDHLTFGHGPHFCLGAQLARVQMRALFTAVLDQLGEVRLAADPVRLRSNFQNGLKSLPIRWD, from the coding sequence GTGTCGAGTGCCGCGATCGCCGACCCGGACACGTACGTCTCGGGTGTGCCGTACGAACTGCTCGCCCAGCTGCGCCGGGAAACGCCGGTGACCAGGATCGGCGACTTCTGGGCGGTGCTGCGCCACGCCGACGTCCGGCACGTGCTGCGTAACCCGCAGACCTTCTCCTCACAGCTGGGCGGAACGCAGATCCGGGACCCGGCCACCGCCGAAGACCTGCGGTACGTGCGCCGGATGATGCTGAACATGGACGCGCCGGACCACGGCCGCCTGCGCGGGCTGCTGACCAAGGCGTTCACCCCGCGCGCGATCGGCAGGCTGACCGAGCGGATCGAGGGCTGGGCACACGGGCTGGTCGCCGCCGTCGCGGACCGCGGCGAGTGCGACTTCGCGAAGGACATCGCCGCCGACCTGCCGTTGCTCACGCTGGCCGAGGTGTTCGGCGTGCCCGAGCGCGACCGCCGGCTGATGTTCGACTGGAGCAACCGCGTGATCGGCCACCAGGACCCCGAGTACGCGGTGAGCGCGACCGTGCGGTCCGAGGAGGTCACGGACCTGGCCCGCGCCGCGCTCGCCGTGCGCCCGTCGCCCGGGCCGGACGGCGCGATGCCGGACCCGCGCACGCGCGCGGGGATGCCGGATCTCTACGCGTACGCGAACGCCCTCGGCGAGCACAAGCGCGCCCACCCGGGTGACGACGTGATGAGCAACCTGATGCGCCACGTCGACGACGAGGGCGGCCGCGTCTCGATCGACGAGTTCGAGAACCTGTTCTGGCTGTTTTCCGTGGCAGGCAACGAAACCCTGCGCAACGGCCTGCCTGGCGGGATGTTCGCGCTGCTTTCGCACCCGGAGCAGTACCGCGCGTTGCGAGCGGACCGCTCGCTGCTGCCGGGCGCCGTCGAGGAGATGCTGCGCTGGTGGACGCCGGTGATGCACTTCCGCCGCACCGCGCTCACCGGCACCCGTCTGTCCGATGTGGACATCAAGGCCGGGGACAAGGTGGTGGTCTGGTTCTCCGCGGCGAACCGCGACGAGACGGTGTTCGCCGACCCGGACGCCTTCGACGTCACGCGCGCCCCCGGCGATCACCTGACTTTCGGCCACGGGCCGCATTTCTGCCTCGGCGCGCAGCTGGCGCGCGTCCAGATGCGGGCGCTGTTCACCGCCGTGCTCGACCAGCTGGGCGAGGTCCGCCTGGCCGCGGACCCCGTCCGGCTGCGATCGAACTTCCAGAACGGCCTGAAGAGCCTGCCGATCCGGTGGGACTGA
- a CDS encoding small ribosomal subunit Rsm22 family protein, with translation MGEFPLVAQLPDDLRSSLDGELGRFPEARLAQAVDKLSTRYRQGDAATSPILSSEIDVAAYAGYRMPATYAAVAAAFGEAAAAAPGFAPRTQIDIGGGTGAAVWAAAQVWPSLSKCTVIEQVAGALTLGQKLASTAVSPAVRGTTWQRGLVDPASAAPEADLVTMSYVLGELPERGRDDVVRWLAAKAGTVALIEPGTPAGFARIRAARDVLRGMGRRLVAPCPHDGECPIQPGEDWCHFAARLPRSGLHRRIKASTLGFEDEKFSYVVASAVPAVSAGPTVPAGSAGVADLARPAARILRHPRKHKGWVQLDLCTVDGLAPGVTVSKRQGPHYRAARAAEWGDAWHTED, from the coding sequence GTGGGAGAATTCCCGCTCGTGGCGCAACTCCCCGACGACCTCCGCTCGTCCCTCGACGGCGAACTGGGCCGGTTCCCCGAAGCACGGCTCGCTCAGGCGGTCGACAAACTCAGCACGCGCTACCGGCAGGGCGACGCCGCGACGTCGCCGATCCTGTCCTCGGAGATCGACGTCGCCGCGTACGCCGGCTACCGCATGCCGGCCACGTACGCAGCTGTCGCCGCGGCGTTCGGCGAAGCAGCGGCTGCCGCTCCGGGCTTCGCGCCGCGGACGCAGATCGACATCGGCGGCGGCACGGGCGCGGCGGTCTGGGCGGCGGCGCAGGTGTGGCCGTCACTTTCGAAGTGCACGGTGATCGAGCAGGTCGCCGGGGCACTCACGCTGGGCCAGAAACTCGCGTCGACGGCGGTTTCCCCTGCCGTCCGGGGCACGACCTGGCAGCGCGGGCTGGTGGACCCGGCGTCGGCCGCGCCGGAGGCCGACCTGGTGACGATGTCGTACGTCCTGGGCGAACTCCCGGAACGCGGCCGGGACGACGTCGTCCGCTGGCTGGCCGCGAAGGCCGGCACCGTGGCGCTGATCGAACCGGGCACGCCCGCGGGCTTCGCACGGATCCGCGCGGCTCGGGACGTACTGCGCGGGATGGGCCGTCGTCTGGTGGCGCCGTGCCCGCACGACGGGGAATGCCCGATCCAGCCGGGCGAGGACTGGTGCCATTTCGCCGCGCGGCTGCCGCGTTCGGGGCTGCACCGTCGGATCAAGGCGAGCACGCTGGGTTTTGAGGACGAGAAGTTCTCGTACGTTGTCGCTTCTGCTGTTCCTGCGGTTTCGGCTGGTCCTACGGTTCCGGCTGGTTCGGCTGGTGTTGCGGACCTGGCCCGCCCGGCTGCGCGAATCCTGCGCCACCCCCGCAAGCACAAGGGCTGGGTACAACTCGACCTGTGCACTGTGGACGGCCTAGCCCCCGGCGTCACAGTCTCCAAACGCCAAGGCCCCCACTACCGCGCCGCCCGCGCCGCCGAATGGGGCGACGCCTGGCACACGGAGGACTAG
- a CDS encoding RDD family protein, with protein MTTSRPSEGRGLGVVGRRIVQYVLDQLIVAVPLLVLATLVVLLFRPAGPAALVPFVTVVAITAMVLDFAGLWFFAIWWPHRHHGQTPAMRLLRLRIVTLEGEQPPLRAFVIRTVLMLVDGFAWGLAGIGLMLFTPRRQRMGDLVAGTVVVKVARARETGPESADEAAFPSPDGHLGAVARPELALGRGEVRFDR; from the coding sequence ATGACCACTTCCCGGCCTTCTGAGGGCCGCGGGCTCGGCGTGGTGGGCCGGCGGATCGTCCAATACGTGCTGGACCAGCTGATCGTCGCCGTCCCGCTGCTGGTGCTCGCGACGCTGGTGGTGCTGCTGTTCCGCCCGGCGGGGCCGGCCGCGCTGGTCCCGTTCGTCACGGTTGTCGCGATCACGGCGATGGTGCTGGACTTCGCCGGCCTCTGGTTCTTCGCGATCTGGTGGCCGCACCGCCACCACGGGCAGACCCCGGCGATGCGTTTGCTGCGCCTGCGCATCGTCACGCTGGAGGGCGAGCAGCCCCCGTTGCGGGCGTTCGTGATCCGGACGGTGCTCATGCTGGTGGACGGGTTCGCCTGGGGCCTGGCAGGAATCGGGCTGATGCTGTTCACTCCCCGGCGCCAGCGGATGGGCGACCTCGTCGCCGGGACCGTGGTGGTGAAAGTGGCGCGGGCGCGCGAAACCGGGCCGGAGTCAGCGGACGAGGCCGCTTTCCCAAGCCCAGATGGCCATCTCGGTGCGGTTGCGCGCCCGGAGCTTGCGCTGGGCCGCGGCGAGGTGCGTTTTGACCGTTGA
- a CDS encoding alpha/beta fold hydrolase, whose product MRTSRAGLVAVTAAVMAAALPAAASAAGDPPAPYTGQQVTWGTCAFKPANGAKPAQCAEITVPRDWANPTAGVDLKVSISRVAASGERQGSLLVNPGGPGGQGTSLAGALAGLEPSVNQLYDLIGMDPRGTGQEGSADKGFVCNVPNGRLPQGPLDARDRSASSIANHQQTARAIAESCQSDALAPYITTWQTTHDMDLIRTLLGDKQLNYLGYSYGTWLGAKYASMFPEHAGKVVLDSSMNFQGRLQADFEAFPVIDQRQFDDVYLPWLSRQFPAQLGKTPAEVKQTWERIRAYYKTKGLAADSFDHLFIGNGSRIQWLLGVLVLTKGAAALNGTAATPPATLADPLDTQSRTTFGVPAADLTVAKVVAGTPAPDYSQVGGTRFAVACGDQPTRSSSWYKHLSDQQGPVDPLYGWSYGITEPCGFWSDAPQHELPGLPAQVRSNVLVVQGEFDPQTGYEQAKAGARSAGVPLVSVDNSPFHGQYALSGNPCVDGLVNTFLTKNSRPDSTTCPGVPLPAENQVYPVPGPVDGSSHGLVTQLQDTLSTLRQDVQDVVSKLNEQR is encoded by the coding sequence GTGCGAACTTCCAGAGCAGGACTGGTCGCGGTCACCGCGGCCGTGATGGCGGCCGCGCTGCCCGCCGCGGCGTCCGCGGCCGGTGACCCGCCGGCGCCCTACACCGGCCAGCAGGTCACCTGGGGCACTTGCGCGTTCAAGCCCGCGAACGGCGCGAAACCCGCCCAGTGCGCGGAAATCACCGTCCCGCGGGACTGGGCCAACCCGACGGCGGGCGTCGACCTGAAGGTGTCGATCAGCCGGGTCGCGGCCAGCGGCGAGCGGCAGGGCTCGCTGCTGGTGAACCCCGGCGGCCCCGGCGGGCAGGGCACCTCGCTCGCGGGCGCGCTGGCCGGGCTGGAGCCGTCGGTCAACCAGTTGTACGACCTGATCGGCATGGACCCGCGCGGCACCGGCCAGGAAGGCAGCGCTGACAAGGGTTTCGTGTGCAACGTGCCCAACGGGCGGCTGCCGCAGGGACCCCTGGACGCGCGCGACCGCTCAGCGTCCAGCATCGCGAACCACCAGCAGACGGCGCGCGCCATCGCCGAGTCCTGCCAGAGCGACGCGCTCGCGCCGTACATCACCACCTGGCAGACCACGCACGACATGGACCTGATCCGCACGCTGCTGGGCGACAAGCAGCTGAACTACCTCGGCTACTCCTACGGCACCTGGCTCGGCGCGAAGTACGCGTCGATGTTCCCCGAGCACGCGGGCAAGGTCGTGCTCGACTCCAGCATGAACTTCCAGGGCCGGCTGCAGGCCGACTTCGAGGCGTTCCCGGTGATCGACCAGCGCCAGTTCGACGACGTCTACCTGCCCTGGCTGTCCCGGCAGTTCCCGGCGCAGCTGGGCAAGACCCCCGCCGAGGTCAAGCAGACCTGGGAGCGGATTCGCGCCTACTACAAGACAAAGGGCCTGGCGGCGGACAGCTTCGACCACCTCTTCATCGGCAACGGCAGCCGGATCCAGTGGCTGCTCGGCGTGCTGGTGCTGACGAAGGGCGCGGCCGCGCTCAACGGCACCGCGGCCACACCTCCGGCCACGCTGGCGGACCCACTGGACACGCAGTCCCGGACGACGTTCGGCGTCCCGGCCGCCGATCTGACGGTGGCGAAGGTCGTCGCCGGCACGCCCGCGCCGGACTACTCGCAGGTGGGCGGAACCCGCTTCGCCGTGGCGTGCGGTGACCAGCCGACGCGCTCGTCGAGCTGGTACAAGCACCTCAGCGACCAGCAGGGCCCGGTGGACCCGCTGTACGGCTGGTCCTACGGCATCACCGAGCCGTGCGGCTTCTGGTCCGACGCGCCGCAGCACGAGCTGCCCGGCCTGCCGGCCCAGGTCCGGTCGAATGTCCTGGTGGTGCAAGGGGAATTCGACCCGCAGACCGGGTACGAGCAGGCGAAGGCGGGCGCGCGCTCGGCCGGGGTTCCGCTGGTGTCGGTGGACAATTCGCCGTTCCACGGGCAGTACGCGCTCAGCGGCAACCCGTGTGTCGACGGCTTGGTGAACACCTTCCTCACCAAGAACTCCCGCCCGGACAGCACCACCTGCCCCGGCGTCCCGCTGCCCGCGGAGAACCAGGTGTACCCGGTGCCCGGACCCGTCGACGGCTCGTCGCACGGCCTCGTCACGCAGTTGCAGGACACGCTTTCCACGCTGCGGCAAGACGTTCAGGACGTGGTCAGCAAGCTCAACGAACAGCGTTGA
- a CDS encoding sensor histidine kinase, whose amino-acid sequence MIGPLPWTGRRGPLVAEAVTLGVLVVLDSVLTLRAGPAVGALAGVAMVFVPGLAPVVAVLAVLRRRFPDHTAAVATAVSALSLLGTAITAVIAALGERLPPQPSTAEALAIALVVGAACHRLAPKPAFVQAALGGVATVTAPILRYGVGSPEALFAAAAALAWGAALAVGLILRDADARARSEVVEVRTAERLRLARELHDLVAHQITGIVVRVQAAHRVTERQGGDTTAFDEIETAGAEALSSMRRLVGTLRTDEENLFAPPSGLASAVDRAVPDDGSVRLEVPDGLADLTAAPEVVTTVHRLITESLTNVRRHAPRATEVRVSVGHDQRNSLTVEVVNDGAARPARPGGYGLIGMSERVSAVGGTVQAGPEAGHRWRVAARLPLGPA is encoded by the coding sequence ATGATCGGCCCACTCCCCTGGACCGGCCGCCGTGGGCCGCTCGTCGCCGAGGCCGTCACGCTCGGCGTGCTGGTGGTGCTCGATTCGGTCCTGACTCTCCGAGCCGGGCCGGCCGTGGGCGCACTGGCCGGAGTCGCCATGGTGTTCGTGCCCGGGCTGGCGCCGGTGGTCGCCGTGCTGGCCGTGTTGCGCCGGCGGTTTCCGGACCACACCGCGGCGGTCGCCACCGCCGTCTCGGCGCTTTCCTTGCTCGGCACGGCAATCACGGCGGTGATCGCGGCGCTGGGCGAGCGCCTGCCGCCCCAGCCGAGCACGGCCGAGGCGCTCGCCATAGCGCTGGTCGTGGGCGCGGCCTGTCACCGGCTCGCGCCCAAACCGGCGTTCGTCCAGGCCGCGCTGGGCGGGGTGGCCACCGTGACGGCGCCGATCCTCCGTTACGGGGTCGGCTCGCCCGAGGCGCTCTTCGCCGCGGCCGCCGCGCTGGCCTGGGGCGCCGCGCTGGCCGTGGGCCTGATCCTGCGTGACGCCGACGCCCGTGCCCGCTCCGAGGTCGTCGAGGTCCGCACCGCCGAACGCCTCCGGCTGGCCCGCGAGCTGCACGACCTGGTCGCCCACCAGATCACCGGCATCGTCGTGCGGGTCCAGGCCGCCCACCGCGTCACCGAACGCCAGGGCGGCGACACCACGGCGTTCGACGAGATCGAGACGGCCGGCGCGGAGGCCCTGTCGTCCATGCGACGGCTCGTCGGCACGCTTCGCACGGACGAGGAAAACCTGTTCGCGCCACCGTCCGGGCTCGCTTCGGCCGTGGACCGGGCGGTGCCCGACGACGGCAGCGTCCGCCTCGAGGTCCCCGACGGCCTCGCGGACCTCACCGCCGCGCCCGAGGTGGTCACCACCGTGCACCGGCTGATCACCGAATCGCTCACGAACGTCCGGCGGCACGCGCCGCGCGCGACCGAAGTGCGCGTGAGCGTGGGCCACGACCAGCGGAACAGCCTCACCGTCGAGGTGGTCAACGACGGCGCCGCCCGCCCCGCGCGCCCCGGCGGCTACGGGCTGATCGGCATGTCCGAACGGGTCAGCGCGGTCGGCGGTACGGTTCAGGCCGGGCCGGAGGCCGGGCACCGCTGGCGCGTGGCCGCGCGGCTCCCGCTCGGACCCGCATGA
- a CDS encoding RNA polymerase sigma factor translates to MVRDVGLAEELAQDALVAALEQWPETGVPRNPGAWLTTTAKRRAIDHFRRNENLGRKLDELGREQRVGEGVLPDFDAVLDEEHIEDDLLRLVFTACHPVLSTQARVALTLRMLGGLTTDEIARAFLVKESTIAQRIVRAKKSLADGCVPFEVPVGEERVARLSSVLEVIYLVFNEGYSATRGDDWMRPALCEDALRLGRVLAGLMPAEPEVHGLVALLEIQASRSAARTGPNGEPVLLMEQDRGRWDQLLIRRGLAALARSEELAGGAYGPYSAQAAIAACHARARTPDETDWGRIAALYAGLAQITPSPVIELNRAVAVSMASGPAAGLELVDRLLDEPALKAYHLLPSVRGDLLVKLGRSAEAKTEFERAAGLTGNARERTLLLDRAASC, encoded by the coding sequence ATGGTGCGCGACGTCGGGCTCGCCGAGGAGCTGGCGCAGGATGCGCTGGTCGCCGCCCTGGAGCAGTGGCCGGAGACCGGCGTCCCGCGCAACCCCGGCGCCTGGCTGACGACCACGGCGAAGCGGCGCGCGATCGACCACTTCCGGCGCAACGAGAACCTCGGCCGCAAGCTCGACGAGCTGGGCCGCGAACAGCGCGTCGGCGAAGGCGTGCTGCCGGACTTCGACGCCGTGCTCGACGAGGAGCACATCGAGGACGACCTGCTGCGCCTGGTGTTCACGGCCTGCCACCCCGTGCTGTCCACCCAGGCCCGCGTGGCCCTCACCCTCCGGATGCTCGGCGGCCTGACCACGGACGAGATAGCGCGCGCGTTCCTCGTCAAGGAGTCGACGATCGCGCAGCGGATTGTGCGCGCGAAAAAGTCGCTCGCCGACGGATGCGTCCCGTTCGAGGTGCCGGTCGGCGAAGAACGCGTCGCGCGGCTTTCGTCGGTGCTGGAAGTGATCTACCTGGTCTTCAACGAGGGTTACTCCGCCACTCGCGGTGACGACTGGATGCGCCCGGCGCTGTGCGAGGACGCGCTGCGCCTCGGCCGGGTGCTCGCCGGGCTGATGCCGGCGGAGCCGGAGGTGCACGGGCTCGTCGCGCTGCTGGAGATCCAGGCGTCGCGCTCGGCCGCGCGCACCGGGCCGAACGGCGAGCCGGTGCTGCTGATGGAGCAGGACCGCGGGCGCTGGGACCAGCTGCTCATCCGCCGTGGTCTCGCCGCGCTGGCCCGCTCGGAAGAGCTGGCCGGCGGCGCGTACGGCCCGTATTCGGCGCAGGCCGCGATCGCCGCCTGCCACGCGCGCGCCCGCACCCCGGACGAGACGGACTGGGGCAGAATCGCTGCCCTGTATGCAGGTCTGGCCCAGATCACGCCGTCGCCGGTGATCGAACTGAACCGCGCCGTCGCCGTTTCGATGGCTTCCGGGCCCGCGGCCGGGCTCGAGCTGGTCGACCGGCTGCTCGACGAGCCGGCGTTGAAGGCCTACCACCTGCTGCCCAGCGTGCGCGGCGATCTGCTGGTGAAGCTGGGCCGTTCCGCCGAGGCCAAGACCGAATTCGAACGCGCCGCCGGGCTCACCGGCAACGCGCGGGAACGCACGCTGCTGCTGGACCGCGCGGCGTCCTGTTGA